In Epinephelus lanceolatus isolate andai-2023 chromosome 13, ASM4190304v1, whole genome shotgun sequence, the following are encoded in one genomic region:
- the LOC117270337 gene encoding cholesterol 24-hydroxylase-like: MAVFSVILSWIVVFLLTLVFISFLGYCLYVKHQHMKYDHIPGPPRDSFLFGHSPTFMRVMRNGGLVHDKLLEWSESYGPVYRVNILHYVMLSVTCPETTKEVLMSPKYPKDRFLYKRLFYLFGQRFLGNGLVTAQDHEQWHKQRRIMDPAFSSLYLRGLMGTFNERAEKLMTKLTDIADSKTEAHMLRLVNFVTLDVIAKVAFGVDLDQLKDSSVFPKAIEMCLKGMVHYIRNSFFKYNPKNRPFIKEVRDACRLLRTTGAQWIQSRKTAMQNGEDVPKDILTQIIKTAGKEETMTEEDEELMLDNFVTFFIAGQETTANQLAFCIMELSRHPEILEKVKNEVDDVIGMKQDISYDDLGKLVYLSQVLKETLRIYPTAPGTSREVLKDFVIDGIHIPGGVTCMFTSYVTGRMEKFFKDPLTFDPDRFHPDAPKPYFCYYPFALGPRSCLGQNFAQMEAKVVMAKLLQRFDFSLVPGQTFDIEDTGTLRPKSGVVCTVRHRNHKK, translated from the exons ATGGCAGTTTTCTCTGTCATTCTGAGCTGGATCGTTGTGTTCCTCCTCACTCTGGTTTTTATATCGTTCCTCGGTTACTGCCTGTACGTGAAACACCAGCATATGAAATATGACCACATACCCGGGCCGCCGAGAGACAG TTTTCTCTTCGGACATTCACCTACGTTTATGAGGGTCATGAGAAATGGCGGGCTTGTACACGACAAGTTGCTGGAGTG GTCTGAGAGTTACGGACCTGTTTACAGGGTTAATATTCTGCATTACGTTATGCTTAGTGTGACCTGCCCAGAGACAACCAAG gaGGTCCTGATGTCCCCAAAGTATCCCAAAGATAGATTCCTCTACAAGAGACTCTTCTACCTGTTTGGTCAAAG gtTCCTAGGTAATGGCCTGGTAACAGCTCAGGACCATGAGCAGTGGCATAAACAGCGTCGGATCATGGACCCTGCATTCAGCAGCCT gtatttgaGAGGTCTAATGGGCACCTTCAATGAGAGGGCAGAGAAACTGATGACTAAACTTACAGATATCGCTGATAGCAAAACAGAGGCCCACATGCTGCGTCTGGTCAACTTTGTTACCCTTGATGTTATTGCTAAG GTTGCTTTCGGTGTGGATTTGGACCAGCTGAAGGATAGTTCAGTTTTCCCGAAAGCCATCGAAATGTGTTTGAAAGGGATGGTGCACTACATCAGAAACAGCTTTTTTAAG TACAACCCAAAGAACCGACCGTTCATAAAGGAAGTGAGGGATGCATGCCGCCTGCTGCGCACAACCGGAGCTCAGTGGATTCAAAGCAGAAAGACCGCCATGCAAAACGGCGAAGACGTCCCCAAGGACATCCTCACACAGATCATCAAAACAGCTGGCAAAG aGGAAACCATGACGGAAGAAGATGAAGAGTTGATGTTGGacaattttgtgacatttttcattGCAG GGCAAGAAACAACAGCTAACCAACTGGCCTTTTGCATCATGGAACTTTCAAGACATCCTGAAATACTGGAGAA aGTGAAGAACGAGGTGGATGATGTCATTGGAATGAAACAGGACATCAGTTATGACGATCTGGGGAAATTGGTCTACCTATCACAG gTGCTGAAAGAGACTCTGAGAATTTACCCGACAGCTCCAGGAACATCTCGTGAGGTACTGAAAGACTTTGTCATTGACGGTATCCACATTCCTGGTGGAGTCACATGCATG TTCACCTCCTACGTGACTGGGAGGATGGAGAAATTCTTCAAGGACCCGCTGACATTTGATCCAGACAGATTTCACCCAGATGCTCCTAA GCCTTATTTTTGCTACTACCCCTTCGCCCTCGGCCCACGCTCATGCCTGGGACAGAACTTCGCTCAG ATGGAGGCTAAAGTGGTGATGGCCAAGCTGCTCCAGAGGTTTGACTTCAGTCTGGTGCCGGGACAGACCTTTGACATCGAGGACACTGGCACGCTCAGGCCGAAGAGCGGGGTGGTGTGCACCGTCAGACACAGGAATCACAAGAAATAA